Proteins found in one Sorghum bicolor cultivar BTx623 chromosome 1, Sorghum_bicolor_NCBIv3, whole genome shotgun sequence genomic segment:
- the LOC8070047 gene encoding probable galacturonosyltransferase 11 has translation MLRGAGHGGGDARRRALRSSRRRLPGWIWWLLGIFLLVGLMLFVLHHNQKEQFRPPVVDNGSEIEEVPHERVNFSEELLSSTSFARQLADQMTLAKAYVILAKEHGNLQLAWELSSQIRNCQRLLSEGAVSGRAITKDQAHPIISRLARLIYKAQDSHYDISTTIVTLKNHALALEERAKAAIVQSAEFGQLAAESFPKNLHCLTVKLTEEWLRNPKHRSRSEENRNSTRLVDNNLYHFCIFSDNVLATSVVVNSTVSNANHPQQLVFHVVTDRIHFGAMSTWFLLNDFKGCTVEVRCIDEFSWLNSSSSPLVRQLSEVETQGYYYSAGSKNPEREIKFHNPKFVSLLNHLRFYIPQILPNLEKVVFLDDDVVVQKDLTQLFSIELHGNVIGAVETCLESFHRYHKYLNFSHPTISSKIDPHTCGWAFGMNIFDLIAWRKENATSLYHYWQEQNSDLLLWRTGTLPAGLLTFYGLMEPLDRRWHVLGLGYDVDIDDRLIESAAVVHYNGNMKPWLKLAIRRYKYIWERYVNISHPYVRECMLH, from the exons ATGCTTCGTGGGGCGGGGCACGGGGGCGGCGATGCGCGGAGGCGGGCACTGCGCTcgtcgcggcggcggcttcCGGGGTGGATCTGGTGGCTTCTCGGGATCTTCCTCCTCGTCGGGCTCATGCTCTTCGTCCTGCACCACAACCAGAAGGAGCAGTTCCGGCCGCCCGTCGTG GATAATGGTTCAGAGATCGAGGAAGTCCCTCATGAGAGAGTGAATTTCTCAGAAGAGCTTTTGAGCAGCACATCATTTGCTCGCCAATTAGCGGATCAGATGACTCTAGCAAAGGCATATGTCATCCTTGCAAAAGAGCATGGTAATCTTCAGCTTGCATGGGAGCTTAGTTCGCAGATAAGGAATTGTCAAAGATTGCTATCTGAAGGAGCAGTTAGTGGGAGAGCAATCACTAAAGATCAGGCCCATCCTATAATAAGCCGGCTAGCACGGTTAATATACAAGGCTCAGGATTCTCACTATGATATCAGCACAACAATAGTGACATTGAAGAACCATGCCCTGGCACTAGAGGAGCGTGCAAAGGCAGCAATTGTTCAAAGTGCTGAGTTTGGCCAGTTAGCAGCAGAATCCTTTCCCAAAAATCTGCACTGTCTAACTGTGAAACTGACAGAGGAGTGGCTTCGGAACCCGAAGCATAGGAGTCGCTCAGAGGAGAACCGGAATTCCACACGATTGGTGGATAATAATCTGTATCATTTCTGTATATTCTCTGATAATGTGCTGGCCACTTCAGTTGTTGTCAATTCTACAGTCTCCAATGCAAATCATCCTCAACAGCTTGTGTTTCATGTGGTCACTGACAGAATCCATTTTGGCGCAATGTCAACTTGGTTCCTCTTAAATGACTTCAAAGGTTGTACTGTTGAAGTCCGCTGCATAGATGAGTTCTCGTGGTTGAATTCTTCTTCATCTCCTCTTGTCAGGCAGCTCTCTGAGGTGGAAACCCAGGGTTACTATTACTCAGCTGGTTCCAAGAATCCTGAAAGAGAGATAAAATTCCATAATCCAAAGTTTGTTTCTCTATTGAACCATTTACGGTTCTACATTCCTCAGATACTTCCCAACTTGGAGAAGGTGGTGTTTCTTGATGATGATGTTGTGGTGCAAAAGGATCTGACTCAGCTGTTCTCCATAGAGTTGCATGGCAATGTCATTGGAGCAGTGGAAACTTGTTTAGAGTCGTTTCATCGGTATCACAAGTATCTAAATTTTTCGCACCCAACCATCAGCTCCAAGATTGATCCACATACTTGTGGATGGGCTTTTGGAATGAACATTTTTGACTTGATAGCTTGGAGGAAGGAAAACGCCACGTCATTGTATCATTATTGGCAAGAGCAAAATTCTGACCTATTGCTCTGGAGAACAGGAACTCTTCCTGCAGGTCTTTTGACATTTTATGGCCTGATGGAGCCCCTAGACCGCAGATGGCATGTCTTGGGTCTTGGGTATGATGTAGACATAGATGATCGTTTGATTGAGAGTGCTGCTGTTGTGCACTATAATGGGAACATGAAACCCTGGCTGAAGCTGGCAATTCGCCGTTACAAGTATATATGGGAGCGGTATGTGAATATCTCACACCCGTATGTTAGAGAGTGTATGTTGCATTAG